From one Coffea eugenioides isolate CCC68of chromosome 11, Ceug_1.0, whole genome shotgun sequence genomic stretch:
- the LOC113751998 gene encoding uncharacterized protein LOC113751998 — protein sequence MTDILERLAEREGQGPINQPGAQDRGDDRALERFLKFVSPKFIRGPDPELAENWLERMINIFAALDYTEERRVNFAVFQFEGVARAWWDVIRGKWERAQTPWIWENFTREFNKKFLPPLIQEKMEDEFIKLRQGISSVAEYEGKFIKISKYAPELVTNERKRIKRFVQ from the coding sequence ATGACGGATATTTTAGAGCGATTAGCAGAGCGAGAAGGTCAAGGACCTATTAATCAACCTGGGGCTCAAGATAGAGGGGATGATAGGGCTTtggagagatttttgaaatttgtttCGCCTAAGTTTATCAGAGGACCTGACCCTGAGTTAGCGGAAAATTGGTTGGAGAGAATGATCAATATATTTGCCGCCCTAGACTATACTGAAGAGAGACGAGTGAACTTTGCTGTCTTTCAATTTGAGGGTGtagcacgtgcttggtgggatgtgattaggggaaaatgggaaagagcacaGACCCCTTGGATCTGGGAAAACTTTACCCGAGAGTTTAATAAGAAATTTCTCCCACCCTTGATTCAAGAGAAAATGGAGGATGAATTTATAAAGTTGAGACAGGGGATTTCTAgcgtggctgaatatgaaggaaaatttattAAGATTTCTAAGTATGCTCCGGAATTGGTGACTAATGAGCGGAAAAGGATAAAACGCTTTGTGCAATGA